In a single window of the Nocardioides massiliensis genome:
- a CDS encoding acVLRF1 family peptidyl-tRNA hydrolase, with translation MRHLVVPPERWDRWYAGFDARHHPVEVHVAAGVLHLTGADGAYAEVRAPYGRAIEELGALPGLLAPPDDWGVLLARKAGHAVARLHGTTPVATKVSRRHVQGRSKAGGQSQQRFARRRDNQAKASYAAAADRAALLLLDPAPVPLLLVGGDRAALAAVLDDHDLRALPDPVPDVALTFPIPSQDALLAAIREAQGVRVAIHDPERDQ, from the coding sequence GTGCGGCACCTGGTGGTGCCACCGGAGCGCTGGGATCGCTGGTACGCCGGCTTCGACGCACGCCACCACCCGGTGGAGGTGCACGTCGCGGCCGGCGTCCTGCATCTCACGGGTGCCGACGGTGCGTACGCCGAGGTGCGGGCGCCGTACGGCCGGGCCATCGAGGAACTTGGTGCACTGCCGGGCCTGCTCGCGCCGCCCGACGACTGGGGCGTCCTCCTCGCCCGGAAGGCCGGGCACGCAGTGGCGCGCCTGCACGGCACGACGCCCGTGGCGACCAAGGTGTCGCGCCGCCACGTCCAGGGGCGCAGCAAGGCGGGCGGGCAGAGCCAGCAGCGCTTCGCGCGTCGGCGCGACAACCAGGCGAAGGCGTCGTACGCCGCTGCCGCCGATCGCGCGGCGCTGCTCCTGCTCGACCCGGCGCCCGTGCCACTGCTGCTGGTCGGTGGTGACCGAGCCGCGCTCGCCGCGGTGCTCGACGACCACGACCTGCGGGCGCTGCCGGATCCCGTCCCCGACGTCGCGCTCACCTTCCCCATACCGTCGCAGGATGCGCTGCTCGCCGCGATCCGGGAGGCGCAGGGTGTGCGCGTCGCGATCCACGATCCGGAGCGCGACCAGTAG
- a CDS encoding metal-sulfur cluster assembly factor produces MSDHSDLPEVDLGGGTTTLTKDEVTEAMKDVVDPELGINVVDLGLVYDVHLDPEHNVVLDMTLTSAACPLTDVIEDQTHSALEGMVNDVTINWVWMPPWGPDKITDDGREQLRALGFNV; encoded by the coding sequence ATGAGCGACCACTCAGACCTGCCCGAGGTGGACCTCGGCGGCGGCACGACCACGCTGACGAAGGACGAGGTCACCGAGGCGATGAAGGACGTCGTCGACCCCGAGCTCGGCATCAACGTCGTCGACCTCGGTCTCGTCTACGACGTGCACCTCGACCCCGAGCACAACGTCGTCCTCGACATGACGCTGACGTCCGCGGCCTGCCCGCTGACCGACGTGATCGAGGACCAGACCCACAGTGCCCTGGAGGGCATGGTCAACGACGTCACGATCAACTGGGTCTGGATGCCACCGTGGGGCCCGGACAAGATCACCGACGACGGCCGCGAGCAGCTGCGCGCCCTCGGCTTCAACGTCTGA
- the sufU gene encoding Fe-S cluster assembly sulfur transfer protein SufU codes for MSSFAPGQDLDALYQEIILDHYKNPLNAGLRDPHEAEVHHVNPSCGDEVTLRVHLEGEGEDAVVADVSYAAEGCSISQASTSVLTELLIGKPVREAAVIHADFLALMQGRGQVEPDEDVLGDGIAFAGVAKFPARVKCALLAWMAWKDATNQAGGGAALAAAASDPTAQEDPS; via the coding sequence ATGAGCTCGTTCGCCCCCGGTCAGGACCTGGATGCGCTCTACCAGGAGATCATCCTCGACCACTACAAGAACCCGCTCAACGCGGGGCTGCGCGACCCGCACGAGGCGGAGGTGCACCACGTCAACCCCAGCTGCGGGGACGAGGTGACCCTGCGCGTCCACCTGGAGGGTGAGGGGGAGGACGCGGTCGTCGCCGACGTCTCCTACGCCGCCGAGGGGTGCTCGATCAGCCAGGCGTCGACATCGGTGCTGACCGAGCTGCTCATCGGCAAGCCGGTGCGCGAGGCCGCGGTGATCCACGCCGACTTCCTCGCGCTCATGCAGGGCCGCGGCCAGGTCGAGCCCGACGAGGACGTCCTCGGCGATGGCATCGCCTTCGCCGGCGTCGCGAAGTTCCCCGCGCGCGTGAAGTGCGCACTGCTCGCCTGGATGGCCTGGAAGGACGCCACCAACCAGGCTGGAGGTGGCGCCGCGCTCGCGGCCGCCGCCAGTGACCCGACTGCACAGGAGGACCCGTCATGA
- a CDS encoding cysteine desulfurase produces the protein MEGLLPELEMIRQDFPILERTLAGGHPLVYLDSANTSQKPQVVIDAMVDHLEHHNANVARAMHQLGVEASEAFEGGRDRVAAFLNAPSRDEVIFTKNASEALNLVARSLGDARGIDTGAAQWDRLGEGDEIVITEMEHHSNIVPWQMLAERTGAKLRWFGLTDDGLLDLSDIDSLITERTRVVSLTWVSNMLGTINPVADIARRAHEVGAIVVVDASQAAPQMPVDVVASGADLLVFTSHKVVGPTGIGVLWGRRAILEQLPPFLGGGEMIATVAMERSTYAAIPHKFEAGTPPIAEAVGLGVAVDYLQSVGLDAIRRHEETITAYALEGLATLPGITILGPRTARERGGAISFEVEGIHPHDIAQVLDSRGIAVRAGHHCAKPAHARFGVQSSARMSSYLYTTPAEIDAFIEGLAHTQRYFGTVPTVAGAGA, from the coding sequence ATGGAGGGACTCCTCCCCGAGCTGGAGATGATCCGGCAGGACTTCCCGATCCTCGAGCGCACGCTCGCGGGCGGGCACCCGCTGGTCTACCTCGACAGCGCGAACACCTCGCAGAAGCCGCAGGTGGTCATCGACGCGATGGTCGACCACCTCGAGCACCACAACGCCAACGTGGCCCGGGCGATGCATCAGCTCGGCGTCGAGGCGTCGGAGGCGTTCGAGGGCGGCCGGGACAGGGTCGCGGCGTTCCTCAACGCGCCCTCGCGCGACGAGGTCATCTTCACCAAGAACGCCTCCGAGGCGCTCAACCTCGTCGCGCGCAGCCTGGGTGACGCGCGGGGGATCGACACCGGTGCGGCGCAATGGGACCGGCTCGGTGAGGGCGACGAGATCGTCATCACCGAGATGGAGCACCACTCCAACATCGTGCCGTGGCAGATGCTGGCCGAGCGCACCGGCGCGAAGCTGCGCTGGTTCGGGCTCACCGACGACGGCCTGCTCGACCTGAGCGACATCGACTCGCTGATCACCGAGCGCACCCGCGTGGTGTCGTTGACATGGGTGTCCAACATGCTCGGCACGATCAACCCGGTCGCCGACATCGCGCGGCGGGCCCACGAGGTCGGGGCGATCGTGGTCGTCGACGCCTCGCAGGCCGCGCCGCAGATGCCGGTCGACGTGGTCGCCTCCGGCGCCGACCTGCTGGTCTTCACCAGCCACAAGGTCGTCGGTCCGACCGGCATCGGCGTGCTGTGGGGCCGGCGCGCGATCCTCGAGCAGCTGCCGCCGTTCCTTGGTGGCGGCGAGATGATCGCGACGGTCGCGATGGAGCGCTCGACGTACGCCGCCATCCCGCACAAGTTCGAGGCGGGCACCCCGCCGATCGCCGAGGCGGTCGGGCTCGGCGTCGCGGTCGACTACCTCCAGAGTGTCGGGTTGGACGCCATCCGCCGCCACGAGGAGACCATCACGGCCTACGCCCTCGAGGGTCTGGCGACGCTGCCCGGGATCACGATCCTCGGGCCGCGCACGGCGCGCGAGCGCGGTGGCGCGATCTCCTTCGAGGTCGAGGGCATCCACCCGCACGACATCGCCCAGGTGCTCGACTCCCGGGGCATTGCCGTGCGCGCGGGCCACCACTGCGCCAAGCCCGCACACGCGCGCTTCGGCGTGCAGAGCTCGGCGCGGATGTCGTCGTACCTCTACACGACACCGGCCGAGATCGACGCGTTCATCGAGGGCCTGGCCCACACGCAGCGCTACTTCGGCACGGTCCCGACGGTGGCGGGAGCGGGCGCATGA
- the sufC gene encoding Fe-S cluster assembly ATPase SufC, which yields MSTLEIKDLHVSVETEDGPKEILKGVTLTINGGETHAIMGPNGSGKSTLAYSIAGHPKYTVTSGTVTLDGDDVLEMSVDERARAGLFLAMQYPVEVPGVSVSNFLRTAKTAIDGEAPKLRTWVKDVNETMSRVQMDPAFAQRNVNEGFSGGEKKRHEIVQLELLNPKVAVLDETDSGLDIDALRIVSEGVNRFREQEGKGVLLITHYTRILRYIKPDQVHVFVDGRIAEQGGPELADELEANGYEKYTAASV from the coding sequence ATGAGCACCCTGGAGATCAAGGACCTGCACGTCTCCGTGGAGACCGAGGACGGTCCCAAGGAGATCCTCAAGGGCGTCACGCTGACCATCAACGGCGGCGAGACCCACGCGATCATGGGCCCCAACGGGTCCGGCAAGTCCACGCTGGCCTACTCGATCGCGGGCCACCCGAAATACACGGTCACCTCCGGCACGGTCACCCTCGACGGTGACGACGTGCTGGAGATGAGCGTCGACGAGCGCGCCCGCGCCGGTCTCTTCCTCGCGATGCAGTACCCCGTCGAGGTGCCCGGCGTCTCGGTGTCGAACTTCCTGCGCACCGCCAAGACCGCCATCGATGGCGAGGCCCCCAAGCTGCGCACCTGGGTCAAGGACGTCAACGAGACGATGAGCCGGGTCCAGATGGACCCCGCGTTCGCCCAGCGCAACGTCAACGAGGGCTTCTCCGGTGGTGAGAAGAAGCGTCACGAGATCGTCCAGCTCGAGCTGCTGAACCCCAAGGTCGCCGTCCTCGACGAGACCGACTCCGGCCTCGACATCGACGCGCTGCGGATCGTCTCCGAGGGCGTGAACCGCTTCCGTGAGCAGGAGGGCAAGGGCGTCCTGCTGATCACGCACTACACGCGGATCCTGCGCTACATCAAGCCCGACCAGGTCCACGTCTTCGTCGACGGCCGGATCGCCGAGCAGGGTGGTCCCGAGCTCGCCGACGAGCTCGAGGCGAACGGCTACGAGAAGTACACCGCTGCGTCGGTCTGA
- the sufD gene encoding Fe-S cluster assembly protein SufD, whose product MTVTQEPAAARAAEAGDKVLSHLHPEGSWDVEAHPVPGRKDEIWRFTPLNRLKELHADAPFGTGGTARTWTAPDGVRVEEVSGEEAAALKGISGLVPNSRFTARILAEVDTALLVDVPADAEIAEPVMIDLTGADAGVNEAGRVVLRFGAHARAVVVLNHTGSAALAQVVEVAVGDGAQVTVVSLQDWADDAVHLSHHQAQVGRDASYKHVAISFGGDLVRMDSNVTYDGPGGEAELLGLYFADAGQHLEHRIFADHTAPRTKSNAIYKGALQGEGAHTVWIGNVLIRKVAEGIETYEENRNLVLTEGCRADSVPNLEIETGEIAGAGHASATARFDDQQLFYLRSRGISEEESRRLVVHGFFADLIRKIGVPALEERLQSTVESELERHLLEIR is encoded by the coding sequence GTGACTGTGACGCAAGAGCCCGCGGCCGCACGCGCAGCGGAGGCAGGAGACAAGGTGCTCTCGCACCTGCACCCCGAGGGGTCGTGGGACGTCGAGGCGCACCCCGTCCCGGGGCGCAAGGACGAGATCTGGCGGTTCACCCCGCTCAACCGGCTCAAGGAGCTGCACGCCGACGCGCCGTTCGGCACCGGTGGCACCGCGCGCACCTGGACGGCCCCGGACGGGGTCCGGGTCGAGGAGGTCTCCGGTGAGGAGGCCGCCGCCCTCAAGGGGATCAGCGGTCTCGTGCCCAACAGCCGGTTCACCGCCCGGATCCTGGCCGAGGTCGACACGGCGCTGCTGGTCGACGTGCCGGCCGACGCCGAGATCGCCGAGCCGGTGATGATCGACCTGACCGGCGCCGACGCCGGCGTCAACGAGGCTGGACGGGTCGTCCTCCGGTTCGGTGCCCACGCGCGAGCCGTCGTGGTGCTCAACCACACCGGTTCGGCCGCGCTGGCCCAGGTCGTGGAGGTCGCCGTCGGCGACGGCGCGCAGGTCACGGTCGTCTCGCTGCAGGACTGGGCCGACGACGCCGTGCATCTCTCGCACCACCAGGCGCAGGTCGGCCGCGACGCGAGCTACAAGCACGTCGCGATCAGCTTCGGCGGCGACCTGGTCCGGATGGACTCCAACGTCACCTACGACGGCCCCGGGGGCGAGGCCGAGCTGCTCGGTCTCTACTTCGCCGACGCCGGTCAGCACCTCGAGCACCGCATCTTCGCCGACCACACCGCGCCCCGCACCAAGAGCAACGCGATCTACAAGGGTGCGCTGCAGGGCGAGGGCGCGCACACCGTGTGGATCGGCAACGTGCTGATCCGCAAGGTCGCCGAGGGGATCGAGACCTACGAGGAGAACCGCAACCTCGTGCTCACCGAGGGCTGCCGCGCCGACTCGGTGCCCAACCTGGAGATCGAGACCGGCGAGATCGCCGGTGCCGGGCATGCCTCGGCGACGGCCCGGTTCGATGACCAGCAGCTGTTCTACCTGCGCTCGCGCGGCATCAGCGAGGAGGAGTCCCGCCGACTGGTGGTCCACGGCTTCTTCGCCGACCTCATCCGCAAGATCGGCGTCCCCGCCCTCGAGGAGCGCCTGCAGTCCACCGTCGAGTCCGAGCTCGAGCGGCACCTGCTCGAGATCCGCTGA
- the sufB gene encoding Fe-S cluster assembly protein SufB, protein MTTSPTTGATTGAQPTIEELNPGLEGIGRYEFGWADADVAGAAAQRGLSEAVVRDISSKKDEPDWMLDFRLKGLKLFDRKPMPRWGAELDGIDFDNIKYFVRSTEKQAQTWDDLPEEIKNTYDRLGIPEAEKQRLVSGVAAQYESEVVYHKINEELEAQGVLFLDTDTALREHPEIFQEYFGTVIPIGDNKFSALNSAVWSGGSFIYVPPGVHVDIPLQAYFRINTENMGQFERTLIIVDEGAYVHYVEGCTAPIYSSDSLHSAVVEIVVKKGGRCRYTTIQNWSNNVYNLVTKRATCEAGATMEWVDGNIGSKVTMKYPAVFLMGEHAKGETLSIAFAGEGQHQDAGAKMVHAAPHTSSSILSKSVARGGGRTSYRGLVQVNEGAYGSKSNVLCDALLVDQISRSDTYPYVDIREDDVSMGHEASVSKVSEDQLFYLMSRGMEEDEAMAMIVRGFVEPIAKELPMEYALELNRLIELQMEGAVG, encoded by the coding sequence ATGACCACCTCCCCCACGACTGGTGCAACCACCGGTGCGCAGCCCACGATCGAGGAGCTCAACCCGGGCCTCGAGGGGATCGGCCGCTACGAGTTCGGCTGGGCCGACGCCGACGTCGCCGGCGCTGCCGCGCAGCGCGGCCTGAGCGAGGCCGTCGTCCGCGACATCTCCTCCAAGAAGGACGAGCCCGACTGGATGCTCGACTTCCGGCTCAAGGGCCTGAAGCTCTTCGACCGCAAGCCGATGCCCCGCTGGGGCGCCGAGCTCGACGGCATCGACTTCGACAACATCAAGTACTTCGTCCGCTCCACCGAGAAGCAGGCCCAGACCTGGGACGACCTGCCGGAGGAGATCAAGAACACCTACGACCGGCTCGGCATCCCCGAGGCCGAGAAGCAGCGGCTGGTCTCCGGCGTCGCCGCGCAGTACGAGTCCGAGGTGGTCTACCACAAGATCAACGAGGAGCTCGAGGCGCAGGGCGTTCTCTTCCTCGACACCGACACCGCGCTGCGCGAGCACCCGGAGATCTTCCAGGAGTATTTCGGCACGGTCATCCCGATCGGTGACAACAAGTTCTCCGCGCTCAACAGCGCCGTGTGGTCGGGCGGTTCGTTCATCTACGTCCCGCCGGGTGTCCACGTCGACATCCCGCTGCAGGCCTACTTCCGGATCAACACCGAGAACATGGGCCAGTTCGAGCGCACGCTGATCATCGTCGACGAGGGTGCCTACGTTCACTACGTCGAGGGCTGCACCGCGCCGATCTACAGCTCCGACTCGCTGCACTCCGCCGTCGTGGAGATCGTCGTGAAGAAGGGCGGCCGCTGCCGCTACACGACCATCCAGAACTGGTCCAACAACGTCTACAACCTGGTGACCAAGCGCGCGACCTGCGAGGCCGGCGCCACCATGGAGTGGGTCGACGGCAACATCGGCTCCAAGGTGACGATGAAGTACCCGGCCGTGTTCCTCATGGGTGAGCACGCCAAGGGCGAGACCCTCTCCATCGCCTTCGCGGGCGAGGGCCAGCACCAGGACGCCGGCGCCAAGATGGTGCACGCCGCTCCCCACACCTCCAGCTCGATCCTGAGCAAGTCGGTGGCGCGCGGCGGCGGCCGGACGTCGTACCGCGGTCTCGTGCAGGTCAACGAGGGCGCCTACGGCTCGAAGTCCAACGTCCTGTGCGATGCGCTGCTGGTCGACCAGATCAGCCGCTCCGACACCTACCCGTACGTCGACATCCGCGAGGACGACGTGTCGATGGGCCACGAGGCGAGCGTCTCCAAGGTCTCTGAGGACCAGCTCTTCTACCTCATGAGCCGCGGGATGGAGGAGGACGAGGCGATGGCGATGATCGTGCGTGGCTTCGTCGAGCCCATCGCCAAGGAGCTGCCCATGGAGTACGCCCTCGAGCTCAACCGGCTCATCGAGTTGCAGATGGAGGGCGCGGTCGGCTGA